A region of Sugiyamaella lignohabitans strain CBS 10342 chromosome A, complete sequence DNA encodes the following proteins:
- the SEA4 gene encoding Sea4p (Subunit of the SEA (Seh1-associated) complex; SEA is a coatomer-related complex that associates dynamically with the vacuole; has an N-terminal beta-propeller fold and a C-terminal RING motif; promoter contains multiple GCN4 binding sites; GO_component: GO:0035859 - Seh1-associated complex [Evidence IDA] [PMID 21454883]; GO_component: GO:0005737 - cytoplasm [Evidence IEA,IEA]; GO_component: GO:0005737 - cytoplasm [Evidence IDA] [PMID 14562095]; GO_component: GO:0097042 - extrinsic component of fungal-type vacuolar membrane [Evidence IDA] [PMID 21454883]; GO_component: GO:0016020 - membrane [Evidence IEA]; GO_component: GO:0005774 - vacuolar membrane [Evidence IEA]; GO_component: GO:0005773 - vacuole [Evidence IEA]; GO_function: GO:0003674 - molecular_function [Evidence ND]; GO_process: GO:0008150 - biological_process [Evidence ND]; GO_process: GO:0015031 - protein transport [Evidence IEA]; GO_process: GO:0006810 - transport [Evidence IEA]), with amino-acid sequence MKIGVASSEPALLMNRLFGDTSSSRKSNSTSCYRFSNDRQDEFTILHDGNMLRRWQIGVVPGTTVDGIKSGPGPHSGFNLGNNSGYPGNAGAGSTSDTRQHSYISRNDTLFVASVLDSKTEYDKVTGFDYASDFGVRHRVSFMCMRQSGQVFRMTVPESPDALRFDPYNDLVVTEPERMTILDKSPSHQFASVGLNTATTMTTDGTSPKTRTRRFSSKLSGGTLDEEDESDDDNYVTNEGLLPYNFVLDGDISTVMRRRALNGYSNDCEANIEMLNSFDSTERNDYLKYTWKWLSLARRSEKKSAMALGSIDLAFEGVSSIWEGWHGLLGQKRYDGEISEKEFTNTITKLLSDKKRIFTSPSISGGSKEAHRQLCLRVAGWNFELSQLNDKIKELEDQGKYEQAAGWAVFHGDVERAVTSLASSRKERLRLMSTAVAGYLAYKDSDVNSPWREQCRKLASELDNSYLRAIFAYIADGSWLDVLDEGSLPLNERLGIALRFLPEGELTAYLNRLADRAVHHGDLEGILLTGLTPRVVDLLQSYVDKTSDVQTAALIASFGCPRFFTDQRVENWIQEYHRLLNGWQLFKVRAKFDVARTHLSRDSHGEISAAPVPRQIYLRCSNCKKTIKPRAKTSGSNRNSKQLTINTNQGITMGDIGTKCENCNTPLPRCAVCLESLGSFSAGQKILSVPDPISSLAAQFEGWPTFCLSCNHGMHAGHAEEWFSKHDICPVPDCNCLCNAK; translated from the coding sequence atgaaaatagGAGTAGCAAGTAGCGAGCCTGCTCTCTTAATGAACCGATTGTTTGGCGATACCTCTTCGTCTCGTAAGTCTAATAGTACCAGTTGTTATAGATTCTCGAATGACCGACAGGACGAGTTCACAATACTCCACGATGGAAATATGCTGAGAAGATGGCAAATTGGCGTTGTACCAGGAACAACAGTTGATGGAATTAAAAGTGGACCGGGTCCACATAGTGGGTTTAACTTGGGAAATAACAGTGGATACCCTGGAAATGCCGGAGCTGGATCCACCTCTGACACAAGACAACATTCGTATATCTCTCGAAATGATACTCTGTTTGTTGCTAGTGTTCTCGATTCCAAAACTGAATACGACAAAGTCACTGGATTCGATTATGCGAGTGATTTTGGAGTTCGTCATAGAGTGAGTTTCATGTGCATGCGACAATCTGGACAGGTTTTCCGGATGACGGTACCTGAAAGTCCGGATGCACTTCGCTTCGATCCTTATAATGATCTAGTAGTAACAGAACCGGAAAGAATGACTATCCTCGACAAATCACCATCACATCAATTTGCGTCTGTGGGTCTAAATACAGCCACGACAATGACCACAGACGGCACATCGCCAAAAACTCGTACGAGGAGATTCTCCTCCAAATTGAGTGGAGGAACATtggatgaggaagatgagtCTGATGACGATAATTATGTCACGAATGAAGGATTACTTCCCTATAACTTTGTGTTGGATGGTGATATTTCGACTGTCATGCGCAGGAGAGCCCTTAATGGCTACTCTAACGATTGCGAGGCTAATATCGAAATGTTAAATAGTTTTGATTCGACAGAGAGAAACGATTATCTAAAATATACATGGAAATGGCTATCACTAGCGAGGAGGTCAGAGAAAAAGTCGGCAATGGCACTCGGGTCTATCGATTTGGCTTTTGAAGgtgtcagcagcatctggGAAGGATGGCATGGCTTACTGGGCCAGAAGAGATACGATGGCGAGATATCTGAAAAGGAGTTCACCAATACCATCACCAAGTTACTAAGTGATAAAAAACGCATATTTACCTCTCCATCCATTTCTGGAGGGAGTAAAGAAGCTCATAGACAGTTATGCTTGAGAGTCGCTGGCTGGAATTTCGAATTATCTCAGTTGAATGATAAAATCAAGGAGTTGGAAGATCAAGGTAAATATGAGCAAGCTGCAGGCTGGGCTGTGTTTCATGGTGATGTGGAGCGTGCTGTGACGAGTCTAGCTTCTTCTCGTAAAGAGCGACTAAGGCTTATGTCGACTGCCGTAGCAGGTTATCTAGCATATAAGGACAGCGATGTGAACAGTCCTTGGCGAGAGCAATGTCGTAAACTGGCATCTGAGTTGGACAACTCATATCTACGAGCTATATTTGCATATATTGCAGATGGTTCATGGCTTGATGTTCTGGACGAAGGGTCACTGCCTCTGAATGAACGTCTTGGTATAGCTCTTCGTTTTCTTCCTGAAGGTGAGCTGACAGCCTATCTTAACCGCCTTGCCGACCGAGCAGTCCATCACGGCGATTTAGAAGGTATCCTACTGACAGGATTGACCCCTCGAGTGGTTGATTTACTACAATCATATGTTGATAAAACCAGCGATGTGCAAACTGCTGCTCTAATTGCATCTTTCGGCTGTCCTAGATTCTTTACCGACCAAAGGGTTGAGAATTGGATTCAAGAGTACCACCGTCTATTGAATGGATGGCAATTATTTAAAGTGCGCGCTAAGTTTGACGTTGCACGAACCCATCTGTCACGAGATAGTCATGGTGAGATATCAGCTGCTCCAGTTCCTCGACAAATCTATCTTCGTTGCAGCAATTGTAAAAAGACAATCAAGCCCCGGGCCAAAACATCTGGCTCAAATCGGAATAGTAAGCAGCTCACAATCAACACCAACCAAGGAATCACAATGGGAGATATCGGCACCAAGTGCGAAAATTGTAATACCCCATTACCAAGATGTGCAGTATGTCTTGAATCACTGGGATCTTTCTCAGCAGGACAGAAAATTTTATCTGTGCCAGACCCCATCAGCTCACTTGCTGCCCAGTTTGAGGGCTGGCCAACATTCTGCCTGTCTTGCAATCATGGCATGCATGCTGGTCATGCTGAAGAGTGGTTCTCAAAACATGATATATGCCCTGTACCGGATTGTAATTGCTTATGTAATGctaaataa